Proteins from a genomic interval of Acidobacteriota bacterium:
- a CDS encoding histidine kinase has product MEQRLILVNLLIKLGVAAAVSSALVRSKEFKKLLFAEKRETRQKIYLTLWMAIPIALGVWIRFTNRSFIAGDVALETTVLLGVLCGRLAGGVGGALIALPATLHGEWAALPFDIFCGLVAGQLRHVAPDEEDIWSFSPFIDLSIYNWIRRNLPVPRLFDWQITFLLTIVGLRFLQTELWRFWPRSIFSLEHPNFWVEGAIYLSAIMVVGTELKIYNSVRIQIKLEEQERLLLQARMVALQNQINPHFLFNTLNSISSLVRFDPDTAREMIIKLATILRRLLNSTESFVPLREELEFIDNYLDIEVVRFGRDKLRVVKELEPASLEVMVPAMLLQPLVENCLKHGLSPKVEGGSITLRSRVIKSRLIIEVEDDGVGMGAAQVLSTSDGVTGTGIGMANVAERLKVLYGDAAKMMIESREGVGTQIRLRLPVVPHSAELMTTAIAPAPAGRSLHKAE; this is encoded by the coding sequence ATGGAACAAAGGCTGATTCTCGTCAATCTTTTGATCAAGCTGGGCGTGGCTGCGGCCGTGTCGAGCGCGCTGGTGCGGTCGAAAGAATTTAAGAAACTGCTTTTTGCCGAGAAGAGAGAGACCCGCCAAAAAATCTACCTGACTCTGTGGATGGCGATTCCGATTGCGCTGGGCGTGTGGATTCGCTTTACGAACCGCAGCTTTATTGCGGGCGATGTGGCGCTGGAAACCACGGTGCTGCTCGGTGTTCTTTGCGGCCGATTGGCGGGTGGTGTGGGGGGCGCGTTGATTGCGCTTCCGGCAACTCTGCATGGCGAATGGGCGGCGCTGCCTTTCGATATCTTCTGCGGGTTGGTCGCGGGGCAATTGCGGCACGTGGCTCCGGATGAAGAAGATATCTGGTCGTTCTCTCCCTTCATCGATCTGAGTATCTATAACTGGATTCGCCGCAACCTGCCAGTCCCGCGGTTGTTCGACTGGCAGATTACATTTCTTCTTACCATCGTTGGATTGCGATTTCTGCAGACGGAATTATGGCGATTCTGGCCGCGATCGATCTTCAGCCTCGAACATCCGAATTTCTGGGTGGAAGGCGCGATTTACTTGTCTGCCATCATGGTAGTGGGTACGGAGCTGAAGATTTACAACAGCGTACGAATTCAGATCAAGCTGGAGGAGCAGGAACGCCTGCTGCTTCAGGCGCGCATGGTCGCGCTGCAGAATCAGATTAATCCCCATTTTCTGTTCAACACGCTGAACTCGATTTCATCGCTCGTCCGATTCGATCCTGACACGGCGCGCGAAATGATTATCAAGCTGGCGACGATCCTGCGCCGCCTGCTGAACAGCACCGAGTCGTTTGTCCCGCTGCGAGAGGAACTGGAGTTCATCGACAACTATCTCGACATTGAAGTGGTGCGCTTCGGACGGGATAAGCTGCGCGTGGTCAAGGAACTGGAACCCGCCTCGCTGGAAGTGATGGTGCCTGCCATGCTCCTACAGCCGCTGGTGGAAAACTGCTTGAAGCACGGGCTGTCTCCCAAGGTGGAGGGGGGCAGCATTACGCTGCGCAGCCGCGTGATCAAGTCGAGATTGATTATCGAAGTGGAAGACGACGGAGTGGGCATGGGTGCCGCACAAGTGCTCTCAACGTCGGATGGGGTGACAGGAACCGGGATCGGCATGGCGAACGTGGCCGAACGCCTGAAAGTCCTGTACGGCGATGCGGCCAAGATGATGATCGAGAGCCGCGAAGGAGTGGGCACGCAAATCCGGCTCCGGTTACCGGTTGTGCCGCACTCCGCGGAGTTAATGACTACCGCGATTGCTCCAGCACCCGCCGGTAGAAGTCTTCATAAAGCGGAATAA